In Leptolyngbya sp. NIES-2104, the genomic window CCAGGGTCGAGAACTGCTCTACATGGATACCGCTCGCTTTGCTGATCCCACCCTTTCGGTTCGTGGCGGTATTCCAATTCTGTTTCCGATTTGCGGCAATCTCCCGAACAATACTTACACCTACAAAGGACAAACTTACACGCTCAAACAGCATGGATTTGCCAGAGACTTACCGTGGGAAGTCGTAGAGCAAAAAACCGATGGAGAACTGAGCTTTACGATCGGACTTTCCAGCGATGATCAAACGCTTGAGAAGTACCCGTTTCAGTTTCGATTGGAATTTACTTATTCATTACAAGGTCAAACATTAGTGATCGATCAAACGATCGAGAATCTGTCAGACGAAGCGATGCCATTCTCGATCGGCTTTCACCCGTATTTTCTAGCACTCGAAAAACATCAACTCCGATTTGAAATTCCCGCTACCGAAGCGCTTGACCAACGGACTCAAGAACGTTATCCCTTTTTCAACATGTTCGATTTTGCTCAAGATGAAATCGACTGGGCATTTCTCGAAACCAGTTGCCAAGTCTCCCATGTCACCGATTTGAGCCGCCATACTCGAATTACGCTGACAGCAGCCGATGAATTTCCGCTGCTCGTTTTCTGGACGGTGAAAGGGAAAGATTTCTACTGTCTGGAGCCTTGGAGCGCACCCCGGAATGCGCTGAATACGGGCGATCGCATTTTGTCGATCGAGCCTGGAGCGTCGCTGAATACGACCGTGAGTTTCTCGATCGAATTCTCATAAAAAAAGCGATCGTTCCAAAGAGAGCGATCGCGTACCTATAGAGTTAGCTGCATCAAATCATTTAATCTGCTTTTGCGACCTGACGGCGACGAGTCAATGCCGCCAGACCGACCACACCGAGACCGAGTAACGTCGCAGGTTCAGGAACTTTCGTCACTTCCACACGCGACAGCGCAAAATCAGAATTCTTAGAACCTGCCGGGTAATAGGGCTTGCCATTTTTGTCTTTCAGCAAGTTTCCGTCTTTGTCTTTCGCCAACGACTTGAACCCGGTCAAGCTGAATCCTTTAATTTTGAGGTCTCCAAACGGATTGACAATGCGGTAAGACCCACCGAAGCCGTTCCGGGAAAGAGAGAGATTGATCACGTCATCGCTGCCCCCAAGGCTCCAAATGGCAGTCGTTTCATTTTTTACCGTCAACGTTCCGCTTTGCGTTTTGTCATCTAAAGTGACCAGTGCCGCTTCAAATACATCGTCTCCATACTGTCGCGAACCTGGTTTGTACAGAAAGCTAAGATCCAGTGCGCTGAGCACTCCGACTTTTTTGAATCCAACATTCAAGATTTCATCGATATCGATCTCGCCCTGAGATTCAGTGCGACCCGATTCGCCAGCGGGGTTGCTGTTTTTGTTTTTGCTGCTATCAATCCCGATACCCAGGACGGCGTTTGCACCCAATCCGACTGTTTTTTGCGTCAGGACAGGAGCGAATGTGTTCCGAGCGGTGGTTGCTTCTAGAGAAAAGAAGTCATTTACTGTACAGGTCGTTTGTCCAACACAGCCCTCGGAAACGGCATCTTGAGCATTAAAGGTGAAAGAAGCAGCTTGGGCAGCGGGTTGATAAGCCGCGATCGCGCCACTTGCGATCATTCCTGTGAGCACAGAAAGAGAGAGGTTTTTCATGGTGAATATTCCAATCTGAGAAAAAACTTTATAAGTAGAAATGCACTGTTAGTCAGACGTAAAACTGAAAAGTAAAGCTGAGGAACTCAGTATTTCTGAGGGCGGCTTACGGTTCCTGTCTTCGATATATACAGGTTATTACGGATACTGCGTAGATGCCCTATCCGTACCTACTTATTTACTCAAGCTTCAAGTTCGCTACAAAGATCACGAGTTTTCTATAAGGATCTTGTCAGTCCCAAACTTGACATGTTACTGAGGTTAACCTGTCTTATTTAATACCATGTACGCAAAGATGCCCATACCTTCGCGAAGAAGATACGGGCACCGATCGAGGAATTTAACTTATTCTTCCGCAGGTTCTGATCGTGAATCCGGAGAACTACGCAGCGAGAACTTGTCTTGCTTGTTCTGCAACTTGTTCGGTTTCGTCGTGCGTTAGCGTTTCGAGCGTCGATCGAGCTTCCGGAGTATTCAACCGCGCTAACGCTTGCACCACCCGGAAGCGGATTTGCCAATCTGCATCAGTAGCATACGGAGTCAGTAATTCCACCGCACGCACATCGCCTAGTTCTCCGAGTGATCCGATCGCTGCGGTTTGCACCAGACCGCTATCCGAATTCAACGCTTCTTTGAGCAACTCGAACGATCGCGGATCGCCCAATTCTCCCAACGCCGCAATCACACTAAAACTCACCAGCCACTCCGGAGTTCTACGATAGAGCGATTCTAGTTCTTCATACGCTTCGGTGAGCTTCAATGCTCCAACTGAATCCGCTGCTGCTGCTTGAACATCCGGTTCGATATCAGCCAGCGCAACTTTTAATAAACTCAGTGCGGTCGAGCGATTTTGGCTCCCTAGTGAAGCAAGTTGACTCACTGCGGCGTATCGGACTCGGACATTGCTATCTGCGACGGGAATTTGAATCAGGTCAAATGCGATCGCGGGATCAATGTCTCGGAGTTGATTAATCCCACGTAAGCGATCGCCAAAATCTTGGGATTGTAATAAGTCTCGAATCGAATCGGGTGTAGTCATTTGCAATTCTCTTACTAAATCAAGCTTGTTCTGCCGCCATTGCGCGGACGATATCGCCACGAGTCAGAATTCCAACGACGTGACCAGCGGAATCCACCACAGGCAAACGGTGAACTTTGCGATCGTGCATCACTTTGGCAGCTTTGGAAAGAGGCGTATCTGACGTGGTGGTCACCGGAGCCGAACTCATCACCTCTCCGACGGTTTGTCCCAAGGCTTTGTGGAGTTCCTTTTCATAGCGCCCTGGGTTTTCTAGATAAATCACACTGTCGAGCAGCATGATGTAAGCCGGAGGAGTGACATCGGTTTCGCGCCACATCAGATCCGTTTCGGAAATAATGCCAATTAGGCGATCGTTCGCATCGAGTACAGGTAAGCCGCTAATATGCCGCTCGGCGAGGATTTTAATCACCTCATTGATCGGGGTTTCAGGATGAACCGTAATCGGATCGTGGCTCATCGCGTCTGCAACAGTTTTTGCCATGGAGATTGTCGATCGCGTTTATCAAAGGTATATGCGATCAATTATTCAAGAATTCCTGACCCAGACTCATCTTGATTCACTGGATTTAACAAACGGCTAAGCCTACCGGATTTCTAGAGATCTGCGATGATGAAGGCATTTAGAATTGCGATCGCAGTATGCAAAGTCCACTCAGGCGAATTCTTACCGGAGTCGTCTTCTTCCTGATTACTGTTTTCCTTGCGACGTTGGGTTATATTGTCGCGGGGTGGTCGCCGCTTGAAGCGTTCTATATGGTGGTGATTACGGTGTTCGGGGTGGGCTTTGGGGAAGTTCGACCGATAACTACGCCCGAACTGAGAATTTTTACGATGTTAGTGATTGTCGG contains:
- a CDS encoding aldose epimerase — protein: MFSIERRRQQFDTYVLLDRASNSKLEIVPDRGGMITSWQVQGRELLYMDTARFADPTLSVRGGIPILFPICGNLPNNTYTYKGQTYTLKQHGFARDLPWEVVEQKTDGELSFTIGLSSDDQTLEKYPFQFRLEFTYSLQGQTLVIDQTIENLSDEAMPFSIGFHPYFLALEKHQLRFEIPATEALDQRTQERYPFFNMFDFAQDEIDWAFLETSCQVSHVTDLSRHTRITLTAADEFPLLVFWTVKGKDFYCLEPWSAPRNALNTGDRILSIEPGASLNTTVSFSIEFS
- a CDS encoding PEP-CTERM sorting domain-containing protein — translated: MKNLSLSVLTGMIASGAIAAYQPAAQAASFTFNAQDAVSEGCVGQTTCTVNDFFSLEATTARNTFAPVLTQKTVGLGANAVLGIGIDSSKNKNSNPAGESGRTESQGEIDIDEILNVGFKKVGVLSALDLSFLYKPGSRQYGDDVFEAALVTLDDKTQSGTLTVKNETTAIWSLGGSDDVINLSLSRNGFGGSYRIVNPFGDLKIKGFSLTGFKSLAKDKDGNLLKDKNGKPYYPAGSKNSDFALSRVEVTKVPEPATLLGLGVVGLAALTRRRQVAKAD
- the nblB gene encoding phycobilisome degradation protein NblB codes for the protein MTTPDSIRDLLQSQDFGDRLRGINQLRDIDPAIAFDLIQIPVADSNVRVRYAAVSQLASLGSQNRSTALSLLKVALADIEPDVQAAAADSVGALKLTEAYEELESLYRRTPEWLVSFSVIAALGELGDPRSFELLKEALNSDSGLVQTAAIGSLGELGDVRAVELLTPYATDADWQIRFRVVQALARLNTPEARSTLETLTHDETEQVAEQARQVLAA
- a CDS encoding CBS domain-containing protein, translating into MAKTVADAMSHDPITVHPETPINEVIKILAERHISGLPVLDANDRLIGIISETDLMWRETDVTPPAYIMLLDSVIYLENPGRYEKELHKALGQTVGEVMSSAPVTTTSDTPLSKAAKVMHDRKVHRLPVVDSAGHVVGILTRGDIVRAMAAEQA